The following nucleotide sequence is from Alkalihalobacillus sp. LMS39.
CTAGAAACCCTCTTTTACAAATATCAAGCCATAATACATAATCTTGTCGTGTTCGAATATTCACCATTTCAATAGGTCCAACTTTCGAGAGGTCTAACATCACTGTTAAACAGCCAATGACATTTTCTTTTAATAACTTGTCATAATTCGCCTTTTCTAAAACAGGTACTACTGTTCCTAAACTTTTGCCGTCTTCACCCATATTCTCATATGCTGTGTAAGAAAAGGCGATATCATGCCGCCTCATAAAAGCAAGTTGCTTTTCTAGTTTGTCTGGTTGCCACATATCATCACTATCTAAAAAAGCAATATACCTACCTTTTGCGTTTTGAATCGATGTATTCCTTGCTATTGCCGGTCCACTATTTTTTTTTAGTTGAATAAAACGAATTCGCTTGTCAGAATATTGTTCTACAACCTTAGCTGTCTCGTCCGTTGAACAGTCATCAACAATAATCATTTCCCAATGTGGGTATGTCTGCGCTAAAACGGATTCAATTGCATCTCCTATAAATTTTTCAGCATTGTATGCAGGAGTAATAACAGAGACTAACTCTTGTTGGTTTTCCACTATATGACCTCCACCATAATAGGTTCGTTATTGTACAATTTGTTCATACCATTCCAGTAGCTTCTTTTCTTCAATTCCCCAGTTCAGCTCAGAAAGAACCGCTTTTCTACCATTCTCCCCCATTTTCTTTGCCTCATCCGGATTGTTCCTTAAATAATCAATTGCGGCTTTAATTTCTTTTTCATCAGAAGGATTCACCGTTACTCCACACTGGTATGTATCGATAAATGTTTTCCACAGAGGGAAATTCGAGCATAAAATAGGTAATCCCGCTGTCATATACTCAAAGAACTTCGTTAGTTCTTTCCGCATATAATGCTCGGTTGGAGGAAACAACGCAATACCTGCTAACCAAGAATAGCTACTATACTGCTCATCAATAATAGCTTTAGGAACGTACCTGTCAATTCCTTCAATTAGTAAGCGGTCTTTCCCTTCTCCTGCACACTCTTTCATTTTTGCAGCTAGTTCGCCTGGGCATTTTCCGAATAGATGAACAGAAATATTAGAATCTAGAAGTGGCAATGAAGCATGAATTAATGCTCCTCTGTCGGAAGTAATATTTCCGGTGTAAATGACTTTATTATTTGCACTTTTTTGATTCTCATTTTTAACTAATTCCTTATTTAAAATAGGATAGTTAAGAATACAAGTCCCAGTCGGATATTTATCTAAATAGTATTTTTCCGCTAAACATAACTCCATTTTCTTAGTGAGAAAAGCTTCTAATTTTTTATACCCCTTCGCAACTAGCGTTCGAAGTCGTCTACTTACATATTCCTTTTGTAAAATACTCGTCTCATAGTCTTCATGAATATCATAAATGACAACATTGTCTTTTTTCTTTAAAAGCCAACCAACTATTAATAACTCCGGGTCATGAAAATGATAATAATCGGCTTTGATTGCTTTTGCTTTCTTATACACAGAAAAAGTTGTCATGAGCATTCGCATTATTCGGTTTTTATGTTTTTTAACAGGTATTACTGTGACGTCTGAATGCTCGATTTGTTCATCCACCTCTGGAGCAATTAAAGTGACATCATATCCCCCATTTTGAAGGGAATGACACTCTTTGTAATAAATTCTTGGATCTAATGGATGGTGGACTGAT
It contains:
- a CDS encoding glycosyltransferase family 2 protein, which codes for MENQQELVSVITPAYNAEKFIGDAIESVLAQTYPHWEMIIVDDCSTDETAKVVEQYSDKRIRFIQLKKNSGPAIARNTSIQNAKGRYIAFLDSDDMWQPDKLEKQLAFMRRHDIAFSYTAYENMGEDGKSLGTVVPVLEKANYDKLLKENVIGCLTVMLDLSKVGPIEMVNIRTRQDYVLWLDICKRGFLAYGLKEVLAKYRVVENSISSNKLKMARQNWKVYREIENLNLIKSVWYFTHYMYYKVKKYGVKT
- a CDS encoding glycosyltransferase, encoding MRAIKKVVHLTSVHHPLDPRIYYKECHSLQNGGYDVTLIAPEVDEQIEHSDVTVIPVKKHKNRIMRMLMTTFSVYKKAKAIKADYYHFHDPELLIVGWLLKKKDNVVIYDIHEDYETSILQKEYVSRRLRTLVAKGYKKLEAFLTKKMELCLAEKYYLDKYPTGTCILNYPILNKELVKNENQKSANNKVIYTGNITSDRGALIHASLPLLDSNISVHLFGKCPGELAAKMKECAGEGKDRLLIEGIDRYVPKAIIDEQYSSYSWLAGIALFPPTEHYMRKELTKFFEYMTAGLPILCSNFPLWKTFIDTYQCGVTVNPSDEKEIKAAIDYLRNNPDEAKKMGENGRKAVLSELNWGIEEKKLLEWYEQIVQ